In Silene latifolia isolate original U9 population chromosome 3, ASM4854445v1, whole genome shotgun sequence, a single window of DNA contains:
- the LOC141647378 gene encoding aspartic proteinase Asp1-like yields MMKLVKHYHILWCLLLLFLGTVSKTKCSYRDDGRRGPHYYYRGRPMFSTAFSSLLGSKVASSIVLPVYGNVYPRGFYYVLMHIGEPPRPYFLDPDTGSDLSWLQCDAPCVHCTRAPHPLYKPSNELIPSRDPLCAAVQPEYYKLESPEQCDYEVEYADGGSSLGVLLKDAVSFNLTDGHRSSPRVAIGCGYDQIPGPSHHPLDGVLGLGKGKISIVSQLSEQGITRNVVGHCFSAQGGGYMFFGDKIYDSSHLDWTPMSRQHSKHYSPGFAELIYGRKTTEVENLFVVFDSGSSYTYFASQAYHTLISLITRDLHRTSLKDAIDDDTLPVCWKGKKPFKSIRDVRKYFKPLALNFENGGRSSPHFDIPPENYLIISVKGSVCLGILNGTEVGLQNYNIIGDISMQDKVVVYDNEKERIGWAPAHCDKIPKGKAVV; encoded by the exons ATGATGAAATTAGTTAAACATTATCATATACTGTGGTGTTTGCTGTTACTGTTTCTTGGGACGGTGTCGAAAACTAAGTGTTCTTATAGGGATGATGGTAGAAGAGGTCCTCATTATTATTACAGGGGTCGTCCTATGTTTTCGACAGCATTTTCGTCATTGTTGGGTAGTAAGGTGGcttcttctattgttcttcctgTATACGGCAATGTTTACCCTAGAGG ATTCTACTATGTATTGATGCATATAGGCGAGCCTCCGAGACCTTATTTTCTTGATCCTGACACCGGCAGTGATCTCTCTTGGCTCCAATGTGATGCACCTTGTGTTCACTGCACTAGA GCTCCTCATCCCCTGTATAAACCAAGCAATGAGCTAATACCTTCCAGAGACCCTCTTTGTGCTGCAGTCCAACCTGAATATTACAAGTTGGAAAGCCCTGAGCAATGTGATTACGAGGTTGAGTATGCAGATGGCGGTTCATCTCTTGGTGTTCTCCTCAAGGATGCCGTTTCCTTTAACCTCACAGACGGACACAGAAGTAGTCCTCGTGTGGCAATTGG ATGTGGATATGATCAAATTCCCGGACCTTCTCATCATCCCTTGGATGGGGTACTTGGCCTTGGTAAAGGAAAAATCAGCATTGTTTCACAACTCAGTGAGCAGGGCATAACACGAAATGTTGTTGGTCACTGTTTCAGTGCTCAGGGTGGAGGTTACATGTTCTTTGGAGACAAAATTTACGATTCTTCTCATCTTGATTGGACACCTATGTCACGCCAACACTC GAAACACTATTCTCCTGGATTTGCAGAGCTTATATATGGTCGGAAAACAACTGAAGTTGAAAATCTTTTTGTGGTTTTTGATAGCGGGAGTTCATACACCTACTTTGCCTCTCAGGCCTACCATACCCTCATTTCTCTG aTAACAAGAGATTTACATAGAACATCACTAAAAGATGCAATTGATGATGATACTCTCCCTGTATGCTGGAAAGGCAAAAAACCATTCAAAAGCATTCGGGATGTACGAAAGTACTTCAAGCCTTTGGCACTAAACTTCGAGAATGGAGGCAGATCCTCACCTCATTTTGACATCCCTCCTGAGAATTACCTTATTATCTCT GTAAAGGGCAGCGTCTGTTTGGGAATTCTGAACGGTACTGAAGTTGGTCTCCAGAATTATAACATCATtggag ATATCTCAATGCAAGATAAGGTGGTAGTCTATGACAACGAGAAAGAAAGGATCGGATGGGCCCCTGCACATTGCGATAAAATTCCCAAAGGCAAGGCAGTCGTGTAG
- the LOC141647381 gene encoding lipid phosphate phosphatase delta, translated as MEKVAAWQAATLAGIVTWIIISSLLDLTRKFRSFIQPWVISHVISGIPFILQIQKCEHKLLDALFSAISCVVSVPFYTAFLPLLFWSGHGRLARQMTLLMAFCDYIGNCIKDVVSAPRPSCPPVRRLTATKDEEENAQEYGLPSSHTLNTVCLAGYLLCYVLSYNIRTDGSEALVGFAIVGLAVGLIALGRIYLGMHSLIDIIAGFFLGLAILAFWLQVHEYVDSFVTSDQNVTTFWAALSFLLLFAYPTPEFPTPSYDYHTAFNGVSFGIIAGVQQTYNQFHHENVPRIFTPELTTTAFIGRMLVGIPTILLVKFCSKVVAKWTLPVALSTMGVPIRSTNYVPGLISSTTSKKSDSTKQPSGFLQRFFFSAHDDCFDVDTGIRFIQYAGLAWSVVDLVPSLFSRLNL; from the exons ATGGAGAAAGTAGCAGCATGGCAGGCTGCAACTTTAGCTGGAATTGTAACATGGATTATAATTTCTTCTCTTCTTGATTTAACAAGAAAGTTTCGATCTTTCATTCAACCTTGGGTTATATCTCATGTTATTTCTGGCATTCCCTTCATTCTTCAGATCCAG AAATGTGAGCACAAATTGTTGGATGCCCTATTTTCTGCAATCTCATGTGTTGTTTCTGTGCCATTTTATACTGCTTTCCTTCCTCTTCTATTTTGG AGTGGACACGGCCGATTAGCGAGACAAATGACACTGTTAATGGCATTTTGTGACTACATTGGGAATTGTATTAAG GATGTGGTATCGGCTCCAAGACCGAGTTGCCCGCCTGTTAGGAGATTGACTGCCACCAAAGACGAGGAAGAAAATGCACAGGAATATGGTTTGCCTTCGTCTCACACTCTCAACACAGTTTGCTTAGCTGG ATACCTACTGTGCTATGTTTTATCGTATAACATCAGGACTGATGGCTCTGAAGCACTAGTTGGCTTCGCCATCGTTGGCTTAGCTGTTGGCCTTATAGCCCTCG GAAGAATCTATCTTGGCATGCACAGTTTAATTGATATTATTGCTGGTTTTTTCTTGGGATTGGCAATCCTTGCATTCTGGCTTCAAGTACACGAGTATGTGGACAGTTTTGTTACTTCTGACCAAAATG TTACGACATTCTGGGCTGCTCTTAGCTTTCTGTTGCTTTTTGCTTATCCAACTCCCGAGTTTCCAACACCAAGCTATGATTACCATACAGCTTTCAATGGTGTTTCTTTTGGAATT ATTGCAGGCGTTCAACAGACGTATAATCAGTTCCATCACGAGAACGTTCCACGCATCTTTACCCCTGAACTCACAACTACCGCCTTTATTGGGAGGATGCTTGTGGGTATCCCGACCATTCTCCTAGTCAAATTTTGCAGCAAGGTCGTAGCAAAGTGGACATTACCCGTTGCATTGAGCACGATGGGTGTTCCAATAAGATCGACCAACTACGTTCCGGGATTGATTAGTTCCACAACCAGTAAAAAGTCAGACTCAACAAAGCAGCCATCGGGGTTTCTTCAGAGATTCTTCTTCTCGGCCCACGATGATTGCTTTGATGTCGATACAGGCATCAGATTTATCCAGTATGCCGGGCTTGCTTGGTCTGTGGTCGATCTTGTTCCTTCACTCTTTTCTCGGCTCAATTTGTGA
- the LOC141647379 gene encoding NAC transcription factor 32-like, whose protein sequence is MMRGQELGLPPGFRFHPTDEELVVHYLCRKCASLPISIPIIADIHLYNFDPWLLPGMALYGEKEWYFFSPRDRKYPNGSRPNRAAGSGYWKATGVDKPIGKPQAVGIKKALVFYAGKAPRGIKTNWIMHEYRLANVDRSAGKNTNLRLDDWVLCRIYNKKGIIEKPTPQHCAPEDQKPVVSTHGLNASVGLTTPLLSSMATLPPPKSDLMNHNMSSFIPHHHTDTSESSPLVSPEFMYDKEVQSKAKGNELDRSLGLPFGYMDPFPYDPFANPAQFQQDQMSTLHDIFMLH, encoded by the exons ATGATGAGGGGGCAAGAGCTAGGATTACCACCAGGATTTAGATTCCACCCAACAGATGAAGAATTAGTGGTTCATTATTTATGTAGGAAATGTGCTTCTCTTCCTATTTCTATCCCTATTATTGCTGATATTCATCTCTACAACTTTGATCCTTGGCTACTTCCTG GCATGGCACTGTATGGTGAGAAGGAGTGGTATTTCTTTTCACCTAGAGATAGGAAATACCCAAACGGTTCAAGACCGAACCGGGCAGCTGGAAGCGGGTATTGGAAGGCAACTGGAGTGGACAAACCAATTGGTAAACCGCAAGCAGTTGGAATTAAGAAGGCTTTGGTATTCTATGCCGGGAAAGCTCCTAGAGGGATTAAGACTAATTGGATCATGCATGAATATCGCCTCGCTAATGTTGATCGTTCCGCCGGCAAAAATACCAACCTTAGG CTTGACGATTGGGTATTATGCCGTATATACAACAAGAAGGGGATCATAGAGAAGCCCACGCCACAACATTGTGCGCCTGAGGATCAAAAACCCGTGGTTTCGACACATGGCCTAAATGCTTCGGTAGGACTCACAACCCCGTTACTATCATCGATGGCCACATTACCTCCACCAAAGAGCGACTTAATGAATCATAACATGTCGAGCTTCATCCCACATCACCACACAGACACTAGCGAGTCGAGTCCTCTGGTGTCACCCGAATTCATGTATGACAAAGAGGTCCAAAGTAAAGCCAAAGGGAACGAGCTTGACAGAAGCCTTGGGCTTCCCTTCGGTTACATGGATCCCTTCCCATATGACCCCTTTGCAAATCCAGCCCAGTTTCAACAAGACCAAATGTCCACTCTTCATGACATATTTATGCTGCACTAG